A DNA window from Phoenix dactylifera cultivar Barhee BC4 chromosome 13, palm_55x_up_171113_PBpolish2nd_filt_p, whole genome shotgun sequence contains the following coding sequences:
- the LOC103709651 gene encoding alpha-ketoglutarate-dependent dioxygenase alkB homolog 6 isoform X1, with the protein MEGKEEKRLQLDDFIVGTLPTLYYIPNFITESEQAQLLHHIYEGPASRWKYLKNRRLQNWGGVVHEKGLLPQELPPWLTKITQRICQQTGLFPSPINHVLINEYLPDQGIMLHQDGPAYFPVVAILSLESPVMIDFIAHPRLREDSATCTVAAKAETNGSLGESLCRPDVHCDPCSLLLMPCSLLIFKDQAYTDYLHGIQDSELCSFDKVLNISEVKKLQAQELTCDPVVAEDSNGTGQSSIFRRTSKRVSLTCRLVPKVHKNLFKF; encoded by the exons ATGgaagggaaagaagaaaagaggttgCAGCTGGACGACTTCATTGTGGGGACTCTACCCACTCTTTATTACATCCCCAACTTCATCACAGAATCTGAGCAAGCCCAGCTTCTCCACCAT ATTTATGAGGGGCCAGCATCGAGATGGAAGTACTTGAAGAACAGGAGATTACAGAATTGGG GTGGTGTGGTGCATGAGAAGGGCCTTCTGCCACAGGAAT tgcCTCCCTGGCTTACAAAGATTACTCAAAGAATATGTCAACAAACAGGGTTGTTTCCATCACCAATAAACCATGTGCTCATCAATGAATACCTTCCTGATCAAGGGATCATG CTTCACCAAGACGGCCCTGCCTATTTCCCCGTTGTGGCAATTTTATCTCTGGAATCGCCTGTTATGATTGATTTTATTGCCCATCCAAGATTGAGAGAAGATTCTGCTACTTGTACAGTTGCAGCTAAAGCTGAGACAAATGGCTCATTGGGTGAGTCATTATGCAGACCAGATGTTCACTGTGATCCGTGCTCTCTTCTACTAATGCCTTGTAGTTTACTGATATTCAAAGATCAGGCTTATACAG ATTACCTTCATGGCATCCAAGATTCTGAATTGTGCAGTTTTGACAAG GTTCTGAACATTTCAGAAGTTAAGAAACTTCAAGCGCAGGAGCTGACTTGTGACCCTGTAGTAGCAGAAGACTCCAATGGTACCGGACAAAGTAGCATCTTCCGTAGAACTTCAAAGAGAGTCTCACTGACATGTCGTTTGGTGCCGAAAGTTCACAAgaatcttttcaaattctaa
- the LOC103709651 gene encoding alpha-ketoglutarate-dependent dioxygenase alkB homolog 6 isoform X2 translates to MRRAFCHRNKFAINLPQHFHHFIGPLPPWLTKITQRICQQTGLFPSPINHVLINEYLPDQGIMLHQDGPAYFPVVAILSLESPVMIDFIAHPRLREDSATCTVAAKAETNGSLGESLCRPDVHCDPCSLLLMPCSLLIFKDQAYTDYLHGIQDSELCSFDKVLNISEVKKLQAQELTCDPVVAEDSNGTGQSSIFRRTSKRVSLTCRLVPKVHKNLFKF, encoded by the exons ATGAGAAGGGCCTTCTGCCACAGGAAT AAATTCGCTATCAATCTGCCTCAACATTTTCATCACTTCATAGGCCCAT tgcCTCCCTGGCTTACAAAGATTACTCAAAGAATATGTCAACAAACAGGGTTGTTTCCATCACCAATAAACCATGTGCTCATCAATGAATACCTTCCTGATCAAGGGATCATG CTTCACCAAGACGGCCCTGCCTATTTCCCCGTTGTGGCAATTTTATCTCTGGAATCGCCTGTTATGATTGATTTTATTGCCCATCCAAGATTGAGAGAAGATTCTGCTACTTGTACAGTTGCAGCTAAAGCTGAGACAAATGGCTCATTGGGTGAGTCATTATGCAGACCAGATGTTCACTGTGATCCGTGCTCTCTTCTACTAATGCCTTGTAGTTTACTGATATTCAAAGATCAGGCTTATACAG ATTACCTTCATGGCATCCAAGATTCTGAATTGTGCAGTTTTGACAAG GTTCTGAACATTTCAGAAGTTAAGAAACTTCAAGCGCAGGAGCTGACTTGTGACCCTGTAGTAGCAGAAGACTCCAATGGTACCGGACAAAGTAGCATCTTCCGTAGAACTTCAAAGAGAGTCTCACTGACATGTCGTTTGGTGCCGAAAGTTCACAAgaatcttttcaaattctaa